GGCTATTTGGGTACGAATAACCTCGATACCAATTCCCGGTTGTGCATGAGTTCGGCAGTGGTGGGTTACAAAATGGCCCTCGGCGAAGATGCTGTCCCGGCAAGCTATGAGGATATCGAATTAGCCGATTGTTTTTTTATTGCCGGTGCCAATCCGGCTTGGTGCCATCCCATTCTTTTCCGGCGTTTAGAGCAGCACAAAGAACAGCATCCGGAAATTAAAATAATTGTAGTTGACCCGCGGCGTACTAAAACCTGCGCGCTCGCTGATTTACACTTACAGATAAATCCGGGTACCGATATTGTTTTGTACCACGCTATTGCCCGTTATCTCATCGAAGAAAATTTGATTGATGAGGCTTTCGTGCAGAACCATACCGATGGATTTGAAAATTTTAAAAACTTTGTTTTTCAGACCAGTATCGAAGAAGCGGCTTTTATCTGCGATGTGTCTGTTTCGGATATAAAACTGGCCGCTACTTACATTGGCAATGCCAACGGTTTTATTTCGATGTGGGCCATGGGCCTGAACCAAAGCGTAATAGGGGTAGATAAAAACCTGGCTTTATTAAACTTATCTCTCATCACTGGGCAGATTGGTAAACCAGGTTCCGGGCCTTTGTCCTTAACCGGCCAGCCAAACGCTATGGGCGGTCGTGAAGTAGGTGGTATGGCTAATTTGTTATCGGCGCACCGCGATTTAGCTAATCCCGTGCACCGCCAGGAAGTGGCGAATTACTGGGGGGTGCCCAGCGTACCCGCTCAACCCGGCCTTACCGCCACCGAAATGTTCCGGGCACTACGCGAAGATAAATTAAAAGCCGTTTGGATTATTTGTACCAACCCCTTAGTAAGTTTGCCGGAGGCCGGTATTATAGAAGAAGCTTTGAAAAAAGCCCGTTTTGTAGTGGTCCAGGATATTTCAAACAAAGCCGATACCTTACAGTACGCCGATTTAATATTGCCTGCGGCCGGTTGGCTCGAAAAAGAAGGCACCATGACTAACTCCGAGCGACGCATAAGCTACTTAAACAAAGTAGTATCACCTCCCGGCGAAGCCTTGCCCGACGTAGAAATTCTTTGCCGTTTTGCCAAGAAAATGAATTTCTCTGGGTTTGATTACAAACGAACCGATGAAATTTACGAAGAGCACGCCCGCCTGACCAAAGGAACCAACATTGATATTAGCGGCTTAAATTACGAAGCGTTGCAGGAAAAACGCAGCATCCAATGGCCGGTTCCGGCATTGGGTCATGAAGGCACGCCTCGCTTGTTTACCGACCATCAGTTTTACACCCCAAATAAACGCGCTAAAATCTTGTCCCCGGCTTCGGTGCATAACCAGTCGGAGCCGGTGAGTCCGGAATTTCCTTTGATTTTAACTACCGGCCGTATTCGTGACCAATGGCATACCATGACGCGCACCGGGAAAGTAAATAAACTCAAGCAACACTTAGGTAAACCCTTCCTGGAAATTAACCCGTTAGATGCTGCTCTGCGCGATATCAATGACGGAGATACCGTAGAGATTGTAAGCCAGCGCGGTAAAGTTCGGGTAAATGCCGTGGTTACAACCGATATTAAAACCGGCGTGATATTCCTGCCCATGCACTGGGGAAAAATATTAAACCGCGATTTTGGCCGTACCAACAACTTAACCAATACCCTCGTCGACCTAAAATCGAAAGAACCGGATTTTAAATTTTCGGCGGTACAGGTTCAGAAATACCAGAAGCCGTTCGAGAAAATAGTCATTATTGGCGCCGGGGCAGCTGCTTACCGTTTTATCAATACCTACCGAGAGAAGAATATTACCGACGATATTCATGTGTTTTCGCAGGAAGCTTATCCGTTTTACAACCGGGTATTATTGCCCGAATACCTGAACGGCCACCTGAACTGGGAACAACTCGAAAAATTTAAAGCCGGTGAACTTGCTAAGTTAGACGTGTACCTGCACGAATCCACGGGTATCCGGTCCATTAACCGGGTAGCCAAAACTGTTACTGATACCCACGGCAAAGTTCACACTTATGATAAGCTAATTATTGCTACCGGTAGCCGGGCCTTCGTGCCGAAAGATGTACCCATGGAGCTGCCGGGTATTTTTACCATGCGTAACCGCGGCGATGCCGACCGTTTAAAAACTTTCCTGAACCACCAGGGGCACGTAGTAATTGTAGGAGGAGGTTTACTAGGTTTGGAGTTAGCCGCCTCCTTACGTGAAATAGATATTAACGTGTCCATTGTGCAACTGAGCTCGCGGCTCATGGAGCGGCAACTCGACTTAATTTCCGGGGATTTACTGCGCGAGCACATCGACGAGATGGACGTTAAAGTTTATTTCAACGACCAGGTACAAACCATTTTCCCGAATAAAAACGAACCTGGACTGGTAGTAAATTTAAAAAGTGGAAAAGCCTTACCGTGTAACGCAGTAGTATATGCCGTAGGAACGCGCCCCAACGTAGAACTTGCCCTGGAAGCCCAGATTGCCTGCGGTCGCGGAATTTTAGTAAACGATTACTTACAAACCACTACCGACTCCGACATTTTTGCCATGGGCGAAGTAGCCGAATTTAATGGTGTAGTAAACGGCATTACCGCAGCCGCCGAGCAACAAGCCGATGTCGCCGCCCGTTTCCTGGCAGGTGATTTCAGTAGCTATTATTCTGGCTCCATCTTCATGAATATTTTAAAGCTGGCTGATCTGGACTTGTGTTCTTTAGGCATGGTAGAAGTGCCCGATAATAGCCCGGACTACGAAGAGGTGATTTTTACGGACAAAGCCAAACGCTATTACAAGAAATGCATTATCCATCAGGATAAGTTAGTGGGAGCTATTTTGATGGGTGACAAAAGCGAATTTGCTGAGTTTAAAACCCTCATCGAAAATAAAATTGAATTATCGGAAAAACGCATGGAATTGCTCCGGTCCGGTAAACCGATTGCGCCGGTTATGGGTAAACTGGTGTGCTCCTGCAACAACGTAGGCGAAGGAAATTTAACCGCCATGGTAAAAGGCGGCTGCACCGATTTCCGGCAACTATGCCAGCAGTCTGGCGCGGGGCTGGGCTGTGGTTCCTGCAAACCCGAAGTAAAAGCCATTTTGGAACGGGCTTTACCATCGGAACCAATTTCAGTGTAGTTAATTTTTAAAATTTTGCTGGCTAATTGCTGGCGCGAGCACGCCTCGCTCGTGTCTACCATCTAGTAGGCCTCTGGCCGGACTAACGGATAAACTTAAATTACGAGCAAATAATACAAAGCTACTACCGGCCAGAGGCCGGACAATGGGCATCACGAGCGAGGACGCTCGCGATAGAGAACAGAAAAGGAAATTGAAAATGATAATGGTGAAATGGAGGTTTGTTGAATCTCTAACCTTTCAACTTTCCAACTTTACAACCCTAAAACTTAAACCATGGAAAAAAGAGATTTAGTCCGGGTATTTGCCCGGGGGGGAGTAGTGTCGCCGGGAGATTTAAAGCAGATTCTGACAACTGCTAGTGAGTTTGGGAACGAGGTGATTCATTTTGGGTCGCGGCAGGATATTCTGTTTCCGGTAAGTATCCGCAGCAAAACGATTCTGGATACTACTTTTCAGGCCATTCGCACGGACTATGATTTTGGCGGCAAGCATTACGAAAATATAGTTAGCTCATACGTAGCCGCCGATATATTACCCGCCACCAGCTGGCTGCACTCTGATACCTATTTGTATATTTTGGATGATTTTGAGCGCTATCGTCCGCAACTAAAAGTAAACATTGCTGATCCCCGGCAAACGCTGGTACCTCTTTTTACCGGAAATTTAAATTTTGTGGCTTCCAAGCAGGAAAATTACTGGTATTTGTATGTTAGCTTACCCAAATACGGAAATAAATTGGTTTGCTGGCCAGCCTTGATTTATACTTTCGATGTGGTGCGCACGGTAAAAGCCTTGGAAGCGGTTTACCTGGATCAACCTAATTTACCCATTACCGGTTTGTACGACCAAACCAACGCCAGCATAAAAGCAAATAACCGGCCTTTGCAAAGCGAACTGGAATTACCTACTGTTCCTTTCCCGACGTACGAGGGCATGAACAAAATGGCCGGCGATAAATACTGGCTGGGGCTTTATTGGCGCAATAACCAGTATACCATTAACTTTTTGCAGGCTCTCTGCGATTTATGCGTGCAAACCAATATTGGTAAAATCAGCATTACGCCCTGGAAATCGTTTATTATTAAAGGCATTGCCGAGTGCGATAAAATAAAATTTGAAAAGCTGCTGGGTAAATTCGGGATAAACATGCGGCATTCGTCGCTAGAACTAAACTGGCACTTGCCGGTACTCGACGAAGAAGCTCTGCAGTTGAAACGTTATCTCGTACGCACCTTCGACCAGAACGACATTAGCACCGAAGGTTTAACGTTCGCGATTAAAACGGTTCCGATGGTCTTGTTCACCTCCATCGTGATCGAGAAAAATCCGGCTTCTAAGTATTCCGATAAGTACGAACTGCTGCCCACTTACAATGTTTTGTACTGCCGAGATTTCAATCCAAACAAACGCGATTATCTGGCTTACGCGAAAGATGTGTTACAAGAAGACCTGGCGCCTCTGCTCATGGAATTAAGCCGCTTGTACTACGAACAATTACATTACGAGCCCGAAGTAAAAGTAAGTAAGCCAACCGTGGAGCAAAAATCCCTGCACCCGGTTTACCAATGCTCCCATTGCTTAACGGTTTACGATCAAGCTTTTGGTGATGAAAATGCGGGTATTCCGGCCGGAGTTACTTTTAAAGAGTTACCATCATCGTACGTTTGTTCGTTGTGCGAAGCACCTAAAAAAGATTTTGTGGAACTGCATCTGGAAAAAACACCGCATTAGAATTTTAAGAGAGGCTCTAATTTTTTAAAATGTCGAGTTCGTCAGGAAATTAAAGGCTCTGTACAAAGAACACGGAACCTATTAAAGCTTAGAGCGGATTTTGTTTTGCGTAAGCTGAAAAGCCATTTACTTACCATCTGCTTAAAGGCAATAGAAATGTTGCCCGGTAGAAACTTCTACATTTCCCGGAAAATTGTGTAAGTTAGAGGCTTTTTAAAAGACGATGATACCAGTTGACGAAGCTTTTGCCCGAATAATGGCCCAGAAAATAGAGCTGCCTGTTGCCGAGGTTAGCCTGGAAGAAGCCGTAGGAAAAATTTTGCGGGAGCCCATTTATGCCGACCGGGATTTTCCGCCGTACCACCGGGTAACCATGGATGGCATTGCGATCCGGTACGAATCGTATCTGGCTGGTGAAGATACTTTTCGGGTAGAAGGCATGCAACTGGCCGGGGCACCAGCCCAAACTTTAACCCACAAAGACGAGTGCCTGGAAGTAATGACCGGCGCTATTTTGCCCAAAAATACCGATACGGTAATCCGCTACGAAGATGTAAGCATTATTGAACGGCGGGGAAAACGTTACGCGCATATTTTAGCTGCTCCCAAAATGCGGCTCCAGAATGTACACCAGCAAGGCTCTGACCGGAAAGCTACAGATTTACTAATTCCGGAAGGTACTCTTTTATCGCCTGCCGAAATAGCCGTGGCGGCTACCGTGGGTAAAGCGAGTTTAAAAGTTACGCAAGCGCCCCGGGTGGCGATTATCTCAACGGGTGATGAATTGGTGAAGGTAACCCAAACGCCTTTGCCCCACCAGATCCGGAAATCTAACAGTTATATGTTGCAGGCGGCCATGCGCGAACAAAACGTGTTGGCCGATGTATTTCATTTAATAGATGATAAATCGTTGCTACTGGATGAACTACAACAAAAATTTAAAAAGTATCAGGTGCTGGTGTTAAGTGGGGGCGTAAGTAAAGGCAAAGCCGATTTTATTCCGGAAGTTTTACAAGAATTAGGCGTAGAGCAGGTTTTTCACGAGGTAGCTCAACGGCCTGGTAAGCCATTCTGGTTCGGGAAACAGGCGGCTGGTCCGGTAGTTTTTGCTTTGCCGGGTAATCCGGTTTCTACGTTTGTGTGCTATTATAAATACATCAGGCTCTGGCTGCGGGCAATATTGGGCGCTGCGCCCGCCTGGAATCTGCAGGCTCATTTAACCACCGAAATTACTTTTAATCCCAAGCTTACTTATTTTTTACCGGTAAAAGTTTTTATTTCCGCTACTGGCTGGCGCGCGCAACCCGTGCCCATTGGTGGGTCCGGCGATTTTGCCGGCTTGCTGGCCGCCGACGGATTTCTGGAGCTTCCGCCAGACCAAATCAAGTTTTCGCCAGGAGATACTTTTCCGTTTATTGGTTTTAGAAGTTAGTAATCCGGATTTTTTTAAATAATTCTTTTTCCCCGTAGATAAAACAGATAGTGGTTGGTTAGCTACCTGTTTTACTGCGCTTTCGGATTAAAGAAATTTTAAAAAATAGGAATAGCTATGTCGCTACATTCAGAATATAATGGTTAAAATGCAGCATTGTTTTATGCATTTAATCTATTCCGAAAGAAATGGCCATTCCGAAAAATAACCCGACTTTTTTAACCAGCACCACCGATAGAAGGACCTTTATCACATCGTTAACCAAAGCCGTTGGGGCTTCGGCATTGCTGGCTAGCCCGTTCGTAACAAATGCCGGAAGTTTAAATTTTCCTCAACAATCGTATACGGTTAAGCAAATTATAGATTTGTTTTTGAAGGAAATACCGGAAGCTCCGTTTGATAAAACCGTGGATACTTTAAAATCGGGAAGTATGGATACCAAAGTTACCGGTATCGTAACTACCATGTTTGCCACCGTAGAAGTAATCCGGAAAGCCATTGATTTAAAAGCTAACTTTATCATTGCGCACGAACCCACTTTTTATAGCCACCAGGATGATACCGAATGGCTTCAAAAAGACGAGGTGTATCAGTACAAAGCTAATCTACTAAAACAACACAACATTACGGTTTGGCGTAAC
The sequence above is a segment of the Adhaeribacter swui genome. Coding sequences within it:
- a CDS encoding nitrate reductase, with translation MKKNKSHRFKTTCSYCGVGCGIVVEQDAKGKIRVEGDAEHPVNRGMLCSKGMNLHYVVSDHSDRLLYPEMRWAKNQPRQRVSWDTALDRAAAVFKTIIDKYGPDSVGFYASGQCLTEEYYIVNKLVKGYLGTNNLDTNSRLCMSSAVVGYKMALGEDAVPASYEDIELADCFFIAGANPAWCHPILFRRLEQHKEQHPEIKIIVVDPRRTKTCALADLHLQINPGTDIVLYHAIARYLIEENLIDEAFVQNHTDGFENFKNFVFQTSIEEAAFICDVSVSDIKLAATYIGNANGFISMWAMGLNQSVIGVDKNLALLNLSLITGQIGKPGSGPLSLTGQPNAMGGREVGGMANLLSAHRDLANPVHRQEVANYWGVPSVPAQPGLTATEMFRALREDKLKAVWIICTNPLVSLPEAGIIEEALKKARFVVVQDISNKADTLQYADLILPAAGWLEKEGTMTNSERRISYLNKVVSPPGEALPDVEILCRFAKKMNFSGFDYKRTDEIYEEHARLTKGTNIDISGLNYEALQEKRSIQWPVPALGHEGTPRLFTDHQFYTPNKRAKILSPASVHNQSEPVSPEFPLILTTGRIRDQWHTMTRTGKVNKLKQHLGKPFLEINPLDAALRDINDGDTVEIVSQRGKVRVNAVVTTDIKTGVIFLPMHWGKILNRDFGRTNNLTNTLVDLKSKEPDFKFSAVQVQKYQKPFEKIVIIGAGAAAYRFINTYREKNITDDIHVFSQEAYPFYNRVLLPEYLNGHLNWEQLEKFKAGELAKLDVYLHESTGIRSINRVAKTVTDTHGKVHTYDKLIIATGSRAFVPKDVPMELPGIFTMRNRGDADRLKTFLNHQGHVVIVGGGLLGLELAASLREIDINVSIVQLSSRLMERQLDLISGDLLREHIDEMDVKVYFNDQVQTIFPNKNEPGLVVNLKSGKALPCNAVVYAVGTRPNVELALEAQIACGRGILVNDYLQTTTDSDIFAMGEVAEFNGVVNGITAAAEQQADVAARFLAGDFSSYYSGSIFMNILKLADLDLCSLGMVEVPDNSPDYEEVIFTDKAKRYYKKCIIHQDKLVGAILMGDKSEFAEFKTLIENKIELSEKRMELLRSGKPIAPVMGKLVCSCNNVGEGNLTAMVKGGCTDFRQLCQQSGAGLGCGSCKPEVKAILERALPSEPISV
- a CDS encoding rubredoxin, translating into MEKRDLVRVFARGGVVSPGDLKQILTTASEFGNEVIHFGSRQDILFPVSIRSKTILDTTFQAIRTDYDFGGKHYENIVSSYVAADILPATSWLHSDTYLYILDDFERYRPQLKVNIADPRQTLVPLFTGNLNFVASKQENYWYLYVSLPKYGNKLVCWPALIYTFDVVRTVKALEAVYLDQPNLPITGLYDQTNASIKANNRPLQSELELPTVPFPTYEGMNKMAGDKYWLGLYWRNNQYTINFLQALCDLCVQTNIGKISITPWKSFIIKGIAECDKIKFEKLLGKFGINMRHSSLELNWHLPVLDEEALQLKRYLVRTFDQNDISTEGLTFAIKTVPMVLFTSIVIEKNPASKYSDKYELLPTYNVLYCRDFNPNKRDYLAYAKDVLQEDLAPLLMELSRLYYEQLHYEPEVKVSKPTVEQKSLHPVYQCSHCLTVYDQAFGDENAGIPAGVTFKELPSSYVCSLCEAPKKDFVELHLEKTPH
- a CDS encoding molybdopterin molybdotransferase MoeA yields the protein MIPVDEAFARIMAQKIELPVAEVSLEEAVGKILREPIYADRDFPPYHRVTMDGIAIRYESYLAGEDTFRVEGMQLAGAPAQTLTHKDECLEVMTGAILPKNTDTVIRYEDVSIIERRGKRYAHILAAPKMRLQNVHQQGSDRKATDLLIPEGTLLSPAEIAVAATVGKASLKVTQAPRVAIISTGDELVKVTQTPLPHQIRKSNSYMLQAAMREQNVLADVFHLIDDKSLLLDELQQKFKKYQVLVLSGGVSKGKADFIPEVLQELGVEQVFHEVAQRPGKPFWFGKQAAGPVVFALPGNPVSTFVCYYKYIRLWLRAILGAAPAWNLQAHLTTEITFNPKLTYFLPVKVFISATGWRAQPVPIGGSGDFAGLLAADGFLELPPDQIKFSPGDTFPFIGFRS